The segment TTCCGAAGCAGCAAGCGCTCCCAGTCGGCCAATCGTGACAAGACTGACAGTTCAAAACTGGCGCCCCTGGTGGTTCGCCAAGTTGTGTAAAAAATGCAATCTCGCTGCCATATTTGAATGAGGATGATGCAGGAAGAGGTACTGGAATCCACCTTCCCAAGAGCGTGTCCTCAAGTCCTTTAAAGAAACTTCCAGAAGATGAAGTAAAGCCGCTTAATGGAGCCACAGCGCCTGTTGTATCAGACGTGGAGCTGGACGAGAGGAGTTTTGGAGAGCTGACTGACTTGCGTCCATCGGTTCCATACACAGGAGGCATGAAGCATGCCGAGTCCATCATGTCTTTCAACATTGATCTGGGTCCCTCCATGCTGGGCGACATCCTGAGCGTGATGGACAAGAAGGGCTTTGACGATGACGATCTGGGATTTGAAGAAGGGAAGAGTAATGAGGGGCGCAGCTCACCACCCAGAGCCCTCCCACCCAATGAGGTTGAAGAAGGAGGCCCTTTCCTCCGATCCGGCCCCCACGGC is part of the Carassius auratus strain Wakin unplaced genomic scaffold, ASM336829v1 scaf_tig00216316, whole genome shotgun sequence genome and harbors:
- the LOC113097484 gene encoding LOW QUALITY PROTEIN: cdc42 effector protein 4-like (The sequence of the model RefSeq protein was modified relative to this genomic sequence to represent the inferred CDS: inserted 1 base in 1 codon; deleted 2 bases in 1 codon) yields the protein MPILKQLVSSSSQSKRRSRSDLTAEMISAPLGDFRHTMHVGRGGDAFGDTTFLSSHSGEPPKEPEVQQNFPKQSLLSRTFRSSKRSQSANRDKTDSSKLAPGGSPSCVKNAISLPYLNEDDAGRGTGIHLPKSVSSSPLKKLPEDEVKPLNGATAPVVSDVELDERSFGELTDLRPSVPYTGGMKHAESIMSFNIDLGPSMLGDILSVMDKKGFDDDDLGFEEGKSNEGRSSPPRALPPNEVEEGGPFLRSGPHGKGRGTNPYTPELQSMNHQHLDSCSLSSSGSTMLDEKSHNQMYEGSXNNKKYSTPRIQDDREDFSYMDDEDDDDDD